In Nitrospirota bacterium, a single genomic region encodes these proteins:
- a CDS encoding MlaD family protein, which translates to MNKLSAEAKVGLLVIVGSILLLYMTFAVGKYQFGEKEGYTLQAAFDSVAGLDTKSSVRMAGVKIGLVEKVELEDNRAKVTVRIQPEVKIPRGTEAMIKTMGLLGEKYVEFVPIKNGKPGQASPDSTSDYQDGERVQATVSPSDVDKLINQLSSISDDIKQVTASLSQVFGTERGARSMEDMLNDLRQTTANIKDFSTTLQSDGSEMVMRLNELVASLNGVVGENRDNIKVTMENIKEASKSAELALASLDNAARKIDRGEGTIGKLVNEEGMYNNIDSAAKGISDYTSRIERMKTIVAFRSEYMFPDAKSYVTLEIKPRMDQYYILEITSDPFSNYNRTTTTTTPGSTIVTETYEDKFKFSLEFAKRWGNLALRLGLIESTGGVGADYFAFNDRIKFSIDSWNFSSREPGNEKAHVKATAGVGLGKTVFVNAGYDNALNSRRASAFVGLGLRFDDEDLKYLMGSVPIPK; encoded by the coding sequence ATGAACAAACTGAGCGCAGAGGCAAAGGTGGGTTTGCTGGTCATTGTTGGATCGATACTTCTTCTGTATATGACCTTTGCGGTAGGCAAATACCAGTTCGGCGAAAAAGAAGGGTATACCCTGCAGGCGGCATTTGACTCCGTGGCAGGACTCGATACCAAGTCATCGGTACGAATGGCCGGGGTGAAAATCGGATTGGTCGAAAAAGTGGAACTCGAGGACAATCGTGCCAAGGTGACGGTACGGATCCAGCCGGAGGTGAAGATACCGCGGGGGACAGAGGCCATGATCAAGACCATGGGCCTTCTCGGCGAGAAGTATGTGGAATTCGTGCCCATCAAGAACGGCAAGCCCGGACAGGCCTCGCCTGACAGCACCTCCGATTATCAGGATGGCGAGCGGGTACAGGCAACGGTATCGCCGAGCGACGTGGACAAGCTCATTAACCAGCTTTCGTCTATTTCCGATGACATTAAACAGGTGACGGCGTCGCTCAGCCAGGTCTTCGGGACCGAGCGTGGCGCCCGGTCCATGGAAGATATGCTGAATGACCTGCGTCAGACCACGGCGAATATCAAGGATTTTTCCACTACGCTCCAGAGCGACGGCAGTGAAATGGTGATGAGGCTGAACGAACTGGTCGCCAGCCTCAACGGCGTCGTAGGCGAGAACCGCGACAACATCAAGGTGACGATGGAGAACATCAAAGAAGCGTCGAAGAGCGCCGAACTGGCGCTGGCTTCCCTTGACAACGCCGCGCGGAAGATCGATCGCGGAGAGGGTACGATCGGCAAGCTGGTCAATGAGGAGGGCATGTACAACAACATCGACAGCGCGGCCAAGGGGATCAGCGATTATACCTCACGGATCGAGCGGATGAAGACGATTGTTGCGTTCCGGAGCGAATATATGTTCCCCGACGCCAAGAGCTATGTTACGCTGGAGATCAAACCCAGGATGGACCAATACTATATCCTCGAAATAACGTCCGATCCCTTCTCGAACTATAACCGGACGACGACCACCACCACGCCCGGCAGTACGATCGTGACGGAGACCTATGAAGACAAGTTCAAGTTCAGCCTTGAGTTCGCCAAACGCTGGGGCAACCTCGCGCTCCGTCTCGGTCTGATCGAGTCCACGGGCGGTGTCGGAGCGGATTATTTCGCGTTCAACGACCGGATCAAATTCAGCATTGATTCCTGGAACTTCAGCAGCAGGGAGCCCGGGAATGAGAAGGCCCACGTGAAGGCAACGGCCGGCGTCGGACTCGGCAAGACGGTCTTCGTGAACGCCGGCTATGATAACGCTCTCAACTCCAGGCGAGCGTCGGCATTCGTCGGGCTGGGACTGCGCTTTGACGATGAAGACCTGAAATATCTCATGGGAAGCGTGCCTATACCGAAGTGA